Proteins from a single region of Chryseobacterium scophthalmum:
- a CDS encoding DUF2339 domain-containing protein produces the protein MIYALITILILLIVLVYQNLNRKIKILEQKISDLSKDKANIEKQEQSSTETIKLQTLSNERIEVGQTVKSEIIEEDSEPEKDWLTPLFDFIKQNFLTIIGIFTLVLGIGYFVKYAIDKNWIGESARMGIGFLAGFILIIIAHFIRKNYTIFSSIIMGGGIAVLYFTTTIAFREYHLFTQNTAFVITCAITLLSIFLSYRYNSETLIIFSLFGGFLAPLMISTGQSNYIFLFTYLSLLNIGMLITVYLKNWKSVGWIAFIFTAIYLYFWTIEKTDLTSIIFYIVTYIIFYAFALQNYFKTNLLSKLDILMLVLINFSSIIGLVYIFSILKYEPLSIFPLSFAFINIFFAFREYQNKKFERNYSVFAGIGISLLTLAVALQFKPHLITSVWAIEASLLLYIWKKTGHSIFKIFFYLLFPLVILSQIMTWTEYINNEKHLTIIFNPVFLTSLVVIASCFFNLILLKKESKEKSDAEFFENAFKVLCFGVIYFSILFELIYQLSSLNIVIILTYCLLYSIVFTILLLILKKRLSIFQDLENLLIYVLLFLFIAHITNSQIVHAVITKEIGLSFYWIHLIYLAPLLYLIIKLIPPSQFLKQKAGYLLISFVFILSVSFELYRVYIFSNNTTYKNVFQLQEHFSILYLPIIWAILSCGFIFAGLKKNIPELNKIGFGLLGITILKLYLYDVWQMDNVSRIIAFIILGIILLLSSFMFQKFKNVLKNLVEKNENSANEDI, from the coding sequence ATGATTTACGCACTTATCACGATATTAATTCTACTGATTGTTTTAGTTTATCAAAACCTGAACAGAAAGATTAAAATTCTGGAACAGAAAATTTCTGATTTATCAAAAGATAAAGCCAATATTGAAAAACAAGAACAGAGTTCCACAGAAACCATTAAACTTCAAACCTTGTCTAATGAAAGAATCGAGGTTGGGCAAACTGTAAAATCAGAAATCATTGAAGAAGATTCAGAACCGGAAAAAGACTGGCTGACTCCGCTTTTTGATTTTATTAAGCAGAATTTTCTTACGATTATTGGCATATTTACTTTGGTTTTAGGAATCGGTTATTTTGTAAAATATGCCATCGATAAAAACTGGATTGGTGAAAGCGCAAGAATGGGAATTGGTTTTCTTGCAGGATTTATTCTTATCATCATTGCTCATTTTATCAGGAAAAATTATACTATTTTTTCATCCATCATTATGGGTGGCGGAATTGCGGTGCTTTATTTTACAACAACCATCGCATTCAGAGAGTATCATTTGTTTACACAGAATACGGCATTTGTAATTACTTGTGCGATTACTCTGCTTTCAATTTTCCTTTCTTATCGTTATAATAGTGAGACGCTGATTATTTTTTCATTGTTCGGAGGTTTTCTGGCGCCGTTAATGATCAGTACCGGACAAAGCAATTATATTTTCCTTTTCACGTATTTATCTCTTTTAAATATTGGAATGCTGATTACCGTTTATTTGAAAAACTGGAAAAGTGTAGGCTGGATTGCATTTATTTTCACGGCGATCTATCTTTATTTCTGGACTATCGAGAAAACTGACCTTACAAGTATCATCTTTTACATTGTAACATATATTATATTTTACGCTTTTGCACTTCAAAATTATTTTAAAACAAATCTGCTTTCCAAGCTTGATATTTTAATGTTGGTTCTGATTAATTTCTCAAGCATCATCGGATTGGTTTATATCTTTTCTATTTTAAAATATGAACCTTTAAGTATCTTCCCGCTCAGCTTTGCGTTTATCAATATCTTTTTCGCGTTCAGAGAATATCAGAATAAAAAATTTGAAAGAAATTATTCTGTTTTTGCCGGAATTGGCATCAGTCTTTTGACTTTGGCTGTTGCATTACAATTTAAACCCCACCTCATCACGAGTGTTTGGGCGATAGAAGCTTCTCTTTTATTATATATATGGAAAAAAACCGGTCACAGTATTTTCAAAATATTTTTCTATCTGCTTTTTCCGTTGGTTATTTTATCTCAAATAATGACCTGGACTGAATATATAAATAATGAAAAACATTTAACTATAATTTTCAATCCTGTTTTTCTGACGAGTTTGGTAGTTATTGCAAGTTGTTTTTTCAATTTAATTTTACTGAAGAAAGAATCCAAAGAAAAAAGCGATGCCGAGTTTTTTGAAAATGCTTTTAAAGTTTTATGCTTTGGAGTGATTTACTTTTCCATTTTATTTGAATTGATTTATCAGCTTTCGTCACTAAATATCGTTATTATTCTTACTTACTGCCTTTTGTACAGTATTGTTTTCACAATTTTATTATTAATATTAAAGAAAAGATTAAGCATTTTTCAAGACTTAGAAAATCTGTTGATTTATGTTTTGTTGTTTTTATTTATTGCACATATTACCAATTCACAAATTGTACACGCAGTAATAACAAAAGAAATAGGACTAAGTTTCTATTGGATTCATTTGATTTATTTGGCGCCACTTCTATATTTAATTATAAAACTGATTCCACCATCACAGTTTTTAAAGCAGAAAGCCGGTTATTTACTCATTTCATTTGTCTTCATTCTTTCTGTAAGTTTTGAACTTTACCGAGTTTATATTTTTTCGAATAACACCACTTATAAAAATGTTTTTCAATTGCAGGAGCATTTCAGCATTCTGTATCTTCCTATCATCTGGGCAATTTTATCTTGTGGATTTATTTTTGCAGGTTTGAAAAAAAACATTCCTGAACTTAACAAAATTGGTTTTGGTTTACTCGGTATTACCATTCTCAAATTATACCTATATGATGTTTGGCAAATGGATAACGTTTCCAGAATTATCGCTTTCATTATTTTGGGAATTATTTTATTGCTGAGTTCATTTATGTTTCAAAAATTTAAAAATGTACTTAAAAACCTCGTGGAAAAGAATGAGAATTCAGCCAATGAAGATATTTAA
- a CDS encoding replication-associated recombination protein A, protein MNHNTPLAERLRPKTLDEVLGQEHLTGEKGTIRKMLENDTLNSLILWGPPGTGKTTLAEIISEKSGRKFFKLSAVSSGVKDVRDVIEDAKKQNLFSGKSPILFIDEIHRFNKSQQDSLLHAVEKGWVVLIGATTENPSFEVVSALLSRSQVYILKSLSHEKLEELIDIASDRFNKDEGTDFTIKEKEAFIQYSGGDGRKLINSVELVLNQFKNSDNKEISNDDVMSVLQETMALYDKNGEQHYDIISAFIKSMRGSDPNGAVYWLARMIAGGEDIKFIARRMLILASEDIGLANPNALVIANNCFQAINVIGNPESRILLSETAIYLAVSPKSNSAYMAINDALAFVKKTGNLPVPLHLRNAPTKLMKDLDYGKEYKYAHSFEGNFVNQDFLPEEIKDAKFYEPGNNATEKKIYDELKKKWNNKY, encoded by the coding sequence TTGAATCACAACACTCCTTTAGCAGAAAGATTAAGACCAAAAACCTTAGATGAAGTTTTAGGGCAGGAGCATCTTACCGGTGAGAAAGGTACCATCCGAAAAATGCTTGAAAATGACACCTTAAATTCTCTTATTCTTTGGGGACCTCCAGGAACAGGAAAAACGACTTTAGCTGAAATTATTTCGGAAAAATCGGGAAGAAAATTTTTTAAACTTTCGGCAGTTTCTTCAGGCGTAAAAGATGTGCGTGATGTGATAGAAGATGCGAAAAAACAGAATCTTTTTTCAGGAAAATCTCCCATTCTTTTTATTGATGAAATTCACCGTTTTAATAAATCCCAACAGGATTCTCTTCTTCATGCCGTAGAAAAAGGTTGGGTTGTTCTTATTGGCGCAACTACCGAAAACCCAAGTTTTGAAGTGGTTTCAGCATTGCTTTCAAGAAGTCAGGTTTATATATTGAAATCTTTGAGCCACGAAAAGCTTGAAGAGCTTATTGATATTGCATCAGATAGGTTTAATAAAGATGAAGGAACTGATTTTACGATTAAAGAAAAAGAAGCTTTCATTCAGTATTCTGGTGGTGATGGTAGAAAGCTTATTAATTCTGTGGAGTTGGTACTGAATCAGTTTAAAAATTCTGATAATAAAGAAATTTCAAACGATGATGTAATGTCGGTTCTTCAGGAAACGATGGCGCTTTATGATAAAAATGGTGAGCAACATTATGATATTATTTCGGCTTTCATAAAATCAATGCGTGGAAGCGATCCGAATGGTGCAGTTTACTGGCTGGCGAGAATGATTGCAGGCGGAGAAGATATCAAGTTTATTGCGCGAAGAATGCTTATTCTTGCCTCTGAAGATATTGGTTTGGCAAATCCGAATGCTTTGGTAATTGCAAATAACTGTTTTCAGGCAATTAACGTTATAGGAAATCCGGAATCGAGAATTTTACTGAGCGAAACGGCGATTTATCTTGCAGTGTCTCCGAAAAGTAATTCAGCTTATATGGCAATTAATGATGCTTTGGCTTTTGTGAAGAAAACCGGAAATCTTCCTGTTCCTTTACATTTGAGGAATGCTCCGACAAAATTGATGAAAGATTTAGATTATGGTAAAGAATATAAATACGCCCATTCTTTTGAAGGGAATTTTGTGAATCAGGATTTCTTGCCGGAAGAAATAAAAGATGCCAAATTCTACGAACCCGGAAATAATGCTACCGAAAAGAAGATTTACGACGAGCTTAAGAAAAAATGGAATAACAAGTATTAG
- the yidD gene encoding membrane protein insertion efficiency factor YidD, whose protein sequence is MKLSFNKIITSPLVILIKFYQWFISPLLPKNCRYEPTCSHYMVESLQVHGIFKGFWLGIKRISKCHPWGGSGYDPVPPKK, encoded by the coding sequence TTGAAACTTTCATTTAACAAAATCATCACTTCACCTTTGGTAATTCTCATCAAATTTTACCAATGGTTTATTTCGCCCTTACTTCCGAAGAATTGCCGATACGAACCTACCTGTTCACATTATATGGTAGAATCTCTGCAGGTTCACGGTATTTTTAAAGGATTTTGGTTGGGCATAAAAAGAATTTCAAAATGTCATCCTTGGGGCGGAAGCGGTTATGATCCCGTTCCTCCAAAAAAATAA
- the lgt gene encoding prolipoprotein diacylglyceryl transferase, which translates to MWDISPGIKLGPVTLHFYSLMFIFAFGIGYVLMTKMYQTDNVNLKYVEPIFTWTLIGTILGARMGHVIFYQPELFKEDFWSVFLPISTKNGLKFTGFSGLASHGATIAVILTTLYYSFKIIKKNPFWVYDRLGIVVAIGGAFVRMGNFFNSEIIGKPVDPSSPFAILFPQQSSEYGVTIPRYPTQLFEAVGYVLLFILLWTLYRKTDKKYQQGWLFGLFFIILWAIRFFVEFLKEPQGDEFISFAGLNTGQILSIPFMIAGFIIMLYSKNLKITEAENAKPE; encoded by the coding sequence ATTTGGGATATTAGTCCAGGAATCAAATTGGGACCAGTTACGCTGCACTTTTATAGCTTAATGTTTATTTTCGCATTTGGGATAGGATATGTTTTAATGACAAAGATGTATCAAACTGATAATGTAAACCTGAAATATGTAGAGCCTATTTTTACTTGGACTTTAATCGGTACAATTCTGGGAGCAAGAATGGGGCACGTTATTTTTTATCAGCCTGAATTATTTAAAGAAGATTTTTGGAGTGTTTTCTTACCAATCAGCACAAAAAACGGTTTAAAATTCACTGGTTTTTCCGGATTGGCAAGTCACGGAGCTACAATTGCCGTGATTTTAACAACGCTTTATTATTCATTTAAAATCATCAAGAAAAATCCGTTTTGGGTATATGACAGATTAGGAATTGTAGTTGCTATTGGCGGAGCTTTTGTAAGAATGGGGAATTTTTTCAACTCTGAAATCATTGGTAAACCAGTTGATCCTAGTTCACCATTTGCAATTCTTTTTCCACAACAAAGCAGTGAATATGGTGTAACAATTCCGCGTTATCCTACTCAGTTATTTGAAGCAGTAGGTTATGTTTTATTGTTTATTTTACTTTGGACTTTATACAGAAAAACTGACAAAAAATATCAGCAAGGATGGTTATTTGGTTTATTCTTTATCATTTTATGGGCAATCAGATTCTTTGTAGAATTTTTGAAAGAACCTCAAGGTGACGAGTTTATTTCTTTTGCAGGATTAAATACCGGACAGATTTTATCAATTCCGTTTATGATTGCAGGATTTATCATTATGCTTTATTCTAAAAATTTAAAAATTACAGAAGCTGAAAATGCAAAACCTGAATAA
- a CDS encoding bifunctional ADP-dependent NAD(P)H-hydrate dehydratase/NAD(P)H-hydrate epimerase, with translation MKIFTVENIRLADLYTIQNEPISSVQLMERASSLCAEWIFSNCKHHTKFAIFCGNGNNGGDGFAIARMLYLKGFDVDVFINKEQLKFSDDALINYNRLKDISGISVIDFHEISKYNFDEKTVIIDALFGTGLSRNPKGIFKEVIEVLNSKSNPKISIDVPSGLFADQINDENSTIFKADYTLTFQFWKKTFLHPETGSFTGKVIVLDINLAKEFIENTSTDDFVIDDDVFQNIFKIRQEFAHKGTYGKLIIVGGSYGKIGAVVLATKSALKTGSGLTFVLAPNCGYEILQTSVPEAMFMDGGEKKIHQIEKVENTVYGIGPGLGTEKETKKALLEFLENHQSPLILDADALNIISKDKSYLKLIPKKSIITPHPKEFERLFGKTENSFERLDLAKTKAKELGIYIVLKDHHTQMVTPEGKVFYNITGNSGLAKGGSGDILTGIITSLLAQKYSEQEAAILGVWLHGKAADFAAEKYSKEAMQPTDVIDEISNVFLHLNKKATTQL, from the coding sequence ATGAAAATTTTTACTGTAGAAAATATCAGATTGGCTGATCTTTATACCATTCAGAATGAACCGATTTCATCTGTTCAATTAATGGAAAGAGCTTCTTCACTTTGTGCAGAATGGATCTTTTCAAATTGTAAACATCATACAAAATTTGCAATATTTTGCGGAAACGGAAATAATGGCGGTGATGGTTTTGCCATTGCAAGAATGCTGTATCTGAAAGGTTTTGATGTAGATGTTTTTATCAATAAAGAGCAGTTGAAATTTTCTGATGATGCTTTAATTAATTATAATAGACTGAAAGATATTTCCGGGATTTCAGTGATAGATTTTCATGAAATTTCAAAATACAATTTTGATGAAAAAACAGTAATCATCGATGCGCTTTTCGGAACCGGATTATCAAGAAATCCTAAAGGTATTTTTAAAGAGGTGATTGAAGTTTTAAACTCAAAAAGTAATCCTAAAATTTCGATTGATGTTCCTTCGGGATTATTTGCTGATCAAATCAATGATGAAAATTCAACCATATTTAAAGCAGATTATACATTGACTTTTCAATTCTGGAAAAAAACTTTTCTTCATCCTGAAACCGGAAGTTTCACTGGAAAAGTAATTGTTTTAGATATCAATTTAGCTAAAGAATTTATTGAAAATACTTCAACCGATGATTTTGTAATTGATGATGATGTCTTTCAGAATATTTTTAAAATCAGACAAGAATTCGCTCATAAAGGAACTTATGGAAAATTAATTATTGTGGGCGGAAGTTACGGGAAAATCGGAGCTGTAGTTTTGGCTACAAAATCAGCTTTGAAAACGGGTTCCGGCTTAACGTTTGTTTTGGCTCCCAATTGTGGTTATGAAATTCTGCAGACAAGTGTTCCGGAAGCAATGTTTATGGATGGTGGTGAGAAAAAGATTCATCAAATTGAAAAAGTGGAAAATACTGTTTACGGGATTGGTCCTGGTTTAGGAACAGAAAAAGAAACGAAAAAAGCTTTGCTGGAATTTCTTGAAAATCATCAATCTCCTTTAATTTTGGATGCTGATGCTTTAAATATTATTTCTAAAGATAAGAGTTATTTAAAATTAATTCCGAAAAAATCAATTATTACCCCGCATCCGAAAGAGTTTGAAAGACTTTTCGGAAAAACTGAAAACTCATTTGAAAGGTTAGATTTAGCCAAAACAAAAGCAAAAGAATTGGGGATTTATATCGTTTTGAAAGATCATCATACGCAAATGGTAACTCCAGAAGGAAAAGTTTTCTACAATATCACCGGAAATTCAGGATTGGCAAAAGGCGGAAGCGGAGATATTCTTACCGGAATTATTACCTCCCTTTTAGCTCAAAAATATTCTGAACAAGAGGCCGCTATTTTAGGCGTTTGGCTTCACGGAAAAGCTGCTGATTTTGCTGCCGAAAAATACTCTAAAGAAGCAATGCAACCTACAGATGTAATCGATGAGATTAGTAATGTCTTTCTTCATTTAAACAAAAAAGCCACAACTCAGTTGTGA
- the mscL gene encoding large conductance mechanosensitive channel protein MscL codes for MGFVKEFKEFAIKGNAFDLAVGVIIGGAFGKIVTSMIDDLIMPIVAAIVGKPDFSSIYFAMGKGSENIPAGSTLAKAKELAPDAAIFAYGNFITVAINFILLAFVVFMLVKTINRMRKTEAETPAEPAAPTTTEQLLSEIRDELKKK; via the coding sequence ATGGGATTTGTTAAAGAATTTAAAGAATTTGCCATTAAAGGCAACGCTTTCGATCTAGCGGTGGGGGTAATCATCGGTGGTGCTTTCGGAAAAATTGTAACGAGTATGATTGATGATTTAATCATGCCCATCGTTGCAGCAATCGTTGGAAAACCAGACTTTAGCAGTATTTATTTCGCAATGGGAAAAGGTTCTGAAAATATTCCTGCAGGATCAACACTTGCAAAGGCTAAAGAACTTGCTCCGGATGCGGCAATTTTTGCCTACGGAAATTTCATTACGGTAGCGATCAATTTTATCCTTCTTGCGTTTGTTGTTTTCATGCTTGTAAAAACAATTAACAGAATGAGAAAAACTGAAGCTGAAACTCCTGCAGAACCTGCTGCACCAACAACTACAGAACAGTTACTTTCTGAAATTCGCGATGAATTGAAAAAGAAATAA
- a CDS encoding D-2-hydroxyacid dehydrogenase, whose translation MKVLANDGLDQSGIDALTEKGFEVITTKVPQELLLDYINEHKIRTVLVRSATQVRKDIIDNCPSLEIIGRGGVGMDNIDVDYAREKGIHVINTPSASSESVAELVFAHLFSGARFLQDSNRKMPLVGDTEFASLKKAYAAGIELKGKTIGIVGMGRIGQEVAKIALGLGMRVIAADNMVGKASIKVTFYNNQFINVDIETEPLEQVLRHSDFITLHVPAQKEGYMIGKSEFEMMKDGVAIVNCSRGGVIDETALIEALDSGKVRFAGLDVFINEPTPSKEIITHSNISVTPHTGASTLEAQDRIGLSLAEQISSIFQIQ comes from the coding sequence ATGAAAGTTTTAGCAAACGACGGTTTAGATCAGTCTGGGATTGATGCATTAACTGAAAAAGGCTTTGAAGTAATTACCACAAAAGTTCCGCAGGAGCTTCTTTTAGATTACATCAACGAGCACAAGATTCGTACAGTTTTGGTGAGAAGTGCGACACAGGTAAGAAAAGATATTATTGATAATTGTCCATCGCTGGAAATTATCGGTAGAGGTGGAGTAGGAATGGATAATATTGACGTAGATTATGCAAGAGAAAAAGGAATTCATGTGATTAACACGCCTTCTGCTTCGTCAGAATCGGTTGCAGAATTGGTTTTTGCCCATTTATTTTCAGGAGCCAGATTTTTGCAGGATTCTAACAGAAAAATGCCTTTAGTTGGGGATACAGAATTTGCATCGCTTAAAAAAGCTTACGCTGCAGGTATTGAATTGAAAGGAAAAACCATCGGAATCGTTGGAATGGGAAGAATCGGCCAGGAAGTTGCTAAAATCGCTTTAGGCTTAGGAATGAGAGTAATTGCTGCTGATAATATGGTCGGGAAAGCAAGTATTAAAGTAACTTTCTACAACAATCAATTCATCAATGTTGATATTGAAACTGAACCTTTGGAACAGGTTTTAAGACATTCGGATTTTATCACACTTCACGTTCCGGCTCAGAAAGAAGGTTATATGATCGGTAAATCTGAGTTTGAAATGATGAAAGATGGTGTTGCTATCGTTAACTGTTCAAGAGGCGGTGTGATTGATGAAACTGCTTTAATTGAAGCTTTAGATTCAGGGAAAGTAAGATTTGCAGGGCTTGATGTTTTCATTAACGAACCGACTCCCTCAAAAGAAATTATTACGCATTCTAATATTTCTGTAACTCCGCATACGGGTGCTTCAACTTTGGAAGCTCAGGATAGAATAGGGCTTTCTTTGGCAGAGCAGATCTCAAGTATTTTTCAGATTCAGTAA
- a CDS encoding LNS2 domain-containing protein has protein sequence MELDYIEHISPILKDGIKNYLIDIDGTITEDVPNEEPERMVTCEPFPDALETVNRWYDEGHQICFFTSRTENLKQITIDWLDKHGFKYHSVLCGKPRGGNYHWIDNHLVRATRYKGKFTDLVEKQVTIEVFKED, from the coding sequence ATGGAACTAGATTATATTGAGCATATCAGTCCGATTCTAAAAGACGGAATTAAAAATTATCTGATAGATATCGACGGAACAATTACAGAAGATGTTCCCAACGAAGAGCCGGAAAGAATGGTAACTTGTGAGCCATTTCCAGATGCACTAGAAACCGTTAATAGATGGTATGACGAGGGACATCAGATTTGTTTTTTTACTTCAAGAACTGAAAATTTAAAACAAATTACCATCGATTGGCTAGATAAACACGGTTTCAAATATCACAGCGTTTTGTGCGGAAAACCAAGAGGTGGAAATTATCACTGGATTGATAATCATCTGGTAAGAGCTACAAGATACAAAGGCAAATTTACTGATTTGGTAGAGAAGCAAGTTACAATAGAAGTTTTTAAAGAAGATTAA
- the idi gene encoding isopentenyl-diphosphate Delta-isomerase, translating to MKELVVLVNPEDKVLGLMEKQQAHINGLLHRAFSVFLFNENGEMLLQKRAAEKYHSPHQWTNAVCSHPRIEETYLEGAKRRLNEELGIDAELSEKFHFIYKADVGGGLWEHELDHVFTGTYNSDFNLNKDEVAEVRYISLENLDKEISEHPEQFTEWFKIILEEYKHHF from the coding sequence ATGAAAGAATTGGTAGTATTAGTAAATCCCGAGGATAAAGTTTTAGGTTTGATGGAAAAACAGCAAGCTCATATTAATGGACTTCTTCATCGTGCTTTTTCGGTTTTTTTATTTAATGAAAACGGAGAAATGCTTTTGCAGAAACGCGCTGCAGAAAAATACCACTCTCCTCACCAATGGACCAATGCAGTTTGTTCGCATCCCAGAATTGAAGAAACTTATCTTGAAGGCGCAAAAAGAAGGCTGAATGAGGAATTGGGAATTGATGCAGAACTTTCAGAAAAATTTCATTTTATCTATAAAGCTGATGTTGGAGGTGGACTTTGGGAACACGAACTCGATCACGTCTTTACAGGAACTTACAATTCTGATTTCAATCTGAATAAAGATGAAGTGGCAGAAGTTCGCTATATTTCGCTGGAAAATTTAGATAAAGAAATTTCGGAACATCCCGAACAATTTACAGAATGGTTTAAAATTATTCTGGAAGAATACAAACATCATTTTTAA
- the gcvT gene encoding glycine cleavage system aminomethyltransferase GcvT: protein MKKTALYDKHVSLGAKIVPFAGFEMPVQYSGVTEEHFAVREKAGLFDVSHMGQFFVEGSGAKDLLQFVTTNNVDVLENGKAQYSCLPNENGGIVDDLIVYKMADEKYFVVVNASNIDKDWDHISKYNSFGAKMTNASDEMSLLAVQGPKATEILQKLTETNLSEIPYYNFTVGSVAGVSDVIISNTGYTGSGGFEIYFNNESAEKLWDAIIEAGAEEGIIPCGLAARDTLRLEKGFCLYGMDIDDTTSPIEAGLGWITKFDKDFVSKDIFAKQKEVGVTRKLVGFELTDKGVPRHDYPVVDAEGNVIGKVTSGTQSPMKKIGLGIAYVDKPHFKLGTEIFIQVRTKNIPAKVVKMPFV, encoded by the coding sequence ATGAAAAAAACAGCATTGTACGACAAACACGTTTCTTTGGGAGCGAAAATAGTACCTTTTGCAGGATTTGAAATGCCTGTACAATATTCCGGAGTAACGGAAGAACACTTTGCAGTAAGAGAAAAAGCAGGATTATTTGACGTATCTCACATGGGACAGTTTTTCGTTGAAGGATCAGGTGCAAAAGATCTTTTGCAGTTTGTAACGACAAACAATGTTGATGTTTTAGAAAACGGAAAAGCTCAGTACTCTTGTCTTCCGAACGAAAACGGAGGAATTGTAGACGACCTTATTGTTTACAAAATGGCAGATGAAAAATATTTTGTAGTTGTAAATGCTTCAAACATCGATAAAGACTGGGATCATATTTCAAAATACAACAGTTTCGGAGCAAAAATGACCAACGCTTCAGACGAAATGTCTTTATTGGCAGTTCAGGGACCAAAAGCGACTGAAATTCTTCAGAAATTAACAGAAACTAACCTTTCTGAAATTCCATATTACAACTTTACTGTTGGTTCTGTTGCCGGAGTAAGTGATGTAATTATTTCAAACACTGGTTATACAGGAAGCGGTGGTTTTGAAATTTATTTCAACAACGAATCTGCAGAAAAACTGTGGGATGCTATTATTGAAGCCGGAGCTGAAGAAGGTATTATTCCTTGTGGATTGGCTGCAAGAGACACTTTAAGATTAGAAAAAGGATTCTGTCTTTACGGAATGGATATTGACGATACAACGTCTCCTATTGAAGCGGGATTGGGTTGGATTACAAAGTTTGATAAGGACTTTGTTTCTAAAGATATTTTCGCAAAACAAAAAGAGGTTGGCGTTACCAGAAAATTAGTTGGTTTCGAATTGACAGACAAAGGCGTTCCAAGACATGATTATCCTGTGGTAGATGCTGAAGGAAATGTAATCGGGAAAGTTACCTCGGGAACTCAGTCGCCAATGAAAAAAATCGGTTTGGGAATCGCTTATGTAGACAAGCCTCATTTCAAATTAGGAACAGAAATCTTTATTCAGGTAAGAACCAAAAATATTCCGGCGAAAGTGGTGAAAATGCCATTTGTATAA
- a CDS encoding arsenate reductase family protein has protein sequence MKKVFHLNTCDTCRKILAQFDLSDWEKREIRKEPITKEELAEMYEHTKSYEALFSKKSTQIKLRGLDVKSLKENDFKDLILDHYTFLKRPVFLTDKEIFVGNDKKNVEALKVFFGVN, from the coding sequence ATGAAGAAAGTTTTTCACCTCAATACTTGTGATACCTGCAGAAAAATTTTAGCACAGTTTGATCTTTCAGACTGGGAAAAAAGAGAAATAAGAAAAGAACCGATCACCAAAGAAGAATTGGCTGAAATGTATGAGCATACAAAGTCTTATGAAGCATTATTCAGCAAGAAATCTACGCAAATAAAATTGAGAGGATTGGATGTGAAATCTTTAAAAGAAAACGATTTTAAAGATCTTATTTTAGATCATTATACTTTCCTAAAACGTCCGGTTTTCCTTACAGATAAAGAGATTTTTGTAGGAAATGATAAGAAGAATGTAGAGGCTTTGAAAGTGTTTTTCGGCGTTAATTAA
- a CDS encoding acyl-CoA thioesterase translates to MDNKPVTFQFISEPSDVNYGGNVHGGSVMKWIDQAGYACATTWSGNYSVTVYVGGIRFYEPIKIGEIVKVEAQVIYTGSSSMHISINVFSRNLKQPTFDKKTHCIIVFVAVDENGKKLPVPKWIPETEEEKQQEKYAKRLMELRTQIEDEMKPFL, encoded by the coding sequence ATGGATAACAAACCTGTTACTTTTCAGTTTATCTCTGAGCCTTCAGATGTAAATTACGGCGGAAATGTACACGGCGGAAGTGTAATGAAGTGGATCGACCAAGCTGGTTACGCATGTGCAACAACATGGAGTGGGAATTATTCTGTAACAGTCTACGTTGGAGGAATTCGTTTCTACGAACCTATTAAAATTGGTGAAATTGTAAAAGTGGAAGCACAGGTAATTTATACCGGTTCTTCGAGTATGCATATCTCGATTAATGTTTTCTCAAGAAATTTGAAGCAGCCTACTTTTGACAAGAAAACGCATTGTATCATTGTATTTGTAGCCGTAGATGAAAATGGAAAGAAACTTCCTGTTCCGAAATGGATTCCTGAAACCGAAGAAGAAAAACAACAGGAAAAATATGCAAAACGTCTTATGGAGCTGAGAACTCAGATTGAAGACGAAATGAAACCTTTTTTATAA